A region of Crenobacter cavernae DNA encodes the following proteins:
- a CDS encoding SurA N-terminal domain-containing protein, with translation MFDFVQNNRLALQVILGAVALTFVGFGVGSYTSAVDDPYLAKVDKVKIYKKDLDRALEGQPADAATRQAALENLIRQELLLAEGRHQGLSASPEALRQVIASLPVLQENGRFSEARYREFLANRNLTPQAFEAQIAREVVLKEQLLPFLDGQFVSRTQVAQVARLMGESRVLKLALLKPEAFAGELKLDDAALKAYYSANAKRFKSPEAVKLEYLVLSQEALAARQNVSDAEVAKYLQDHAGDVGKEERRASHILLTVPAGAKPADKAKVKMDADAILKDVRANPAKFAELAKARSQDPGSAVKGGDLGFFAQGMMVKPFNDAVFSLKPGQISDLVETEFGYHIIRLDEVKAPDQTAARAEAAERIKRQKASAAFRAEVEKLGDLVYQQGTSLKPAADALGLKVESADWLVKGDKNVVRPLFAHPKLLEAAFSDEVVKKKQNSEPVDVGNNTVVVIRAVEHRPERAQAIDEVKDVIRAELVAREGAKLAEARGKAMLADLKAGKPVAGLSWADAGEVSRRAPGSLSIAELREAFSVPVKNVPAYAGAKRDNGEYVLINVVGVNAPKAADPAEGPQIAALLGEVSANAQATSYLGLLREKYKVTVSQQPAE, from the coding sequence ATGTTTGATTTCGTCCAGAACAACAGACTCGCATTGCAGGTGATCCTCGGCGCCGTCGCGCTGACCTTCGTCGGTTTCGGCGTCGGCAGCTATACCTCTGCCGTGGACGACCCTTACCTTGCCAAGGTGGACAAGGTGAAGATCTACAAGAAGGATCTCGACCGCGCACTCGAAGGCCAGCCGGCCGACGCCGCGACGCGCCAGGCGGCGCTCGAGAACCTGATCCGTCAGGAGCTGCTGTTGGCCGAGGGGCGCCACCAGGGCCTGTCCGCATCGCCCGAAGCGCTGCGCCAGGTGATCGCCAGCCTGCCGGTGCTGCAGGAGAACGGTCGCTTCAGCGAAGCGCGCTACCGCGAATTCCTCGCGAACCGCAATCTGACGCCGCAGGCTTTCGAGGCGCAGATCGCGCGCGAGGTGGTGCTGAAAGAGCAGCTACTGCCTTTCCTCGACGGTCAGTTCGTGTCTAGGACGCAGGTTGCGCAAGTGGCGCGCCTGATGGGCGAGTCGCGCGTGCTGAAACTGGCGCTGTTGAAGCCCGAAGCCTTCGCCGGCGAGCTCAAGCTCGACGACGCCGCACTCAAGGCCTACTACAGCGCCAACGCCAAGCGCTTCAAGTCGCCCGAGGCGGTGAAGCTCGAATACCTGGTGCTGTCGCAGGAGGCGCTGGCCGCGCGCCAGAACGTGTCCGACGCCGAGGTCGCGAAGTACCTGCAGGATCACGCCGGTGACGTCGGCAAGGAAGAGCGACGCGCATCGCACATCCTGCTGACCGTGCCGGCGGGGGCGAAGCCGGCCGACAAGGCCAAGGTGAAGATGGATGCCGACGCGATCCTGAAAGACGTCCGCGCCAATCCGGCCAAGTTCGCCGAGCTGGCCAAGGCGCGCTCGCAAGACCCTGGCAGCGCGGTCAAGGGCGGCGACCTAGGCTTCTTCGCGCAGGGCATGATGGTTAAGCCGTTCAACGATGCCGTGTTCAGCCTGAAGCCGGGCCAGATCAGCGATCTGGTCGAGACCGAGTTCGGCTATCACATCATTAGGCTCGATGAAGTGAAGGCGCCCGATCAGACCGCGGCGCGCGCCGAGGCGGCAGAACGCATCAAACGCCAGAAGGCGAGCGCCGCTTTCCGAGCCGAAGTTGAGAAGCTCGGCGACCTCGTCTACCAACAGGGCACTTCGCTGAAGCCGGCGGCCGACGCGCTCGGCCTGAAGGTCGAGAGCGCCGACTGGCTGGTCAAGGGCGACAAGAACGTGGTACGGCCGCTGTTTGCCCATCCGAAGCTGCTCGAAGCGGCATTCAGCGACGAAGTGGTCAAGAAAAAGCAGAACAGCGAGCCGGTCGACGTCGGCAACAATACCGTCGTCGTCATCCGCGCGGTCGAACACCGTCCGGAGCGCGCGCAGGCGATCGACGAGGTGAAGGACGTGATCCGCGCCGAACTGGTCGCGCGCGAAGGCGCCAAGTTGGCCGAGGCCCGCGGCAAGGCGATGTTGGCCGATCTGAAGGCCGGCAAGCCGGTGGCGGGGCTCTCCTGGGCCGATGCCGGTGAAGTGTCGCGTCGTGCACCGGGCAGCCTGAGCATCGCCGAGCTGCGCGAAGCGTTCTCGGTGCCGGTCAAGAACGTTCCGGCCTACGCCGGCGCGAAGCGCGACAACGGCGAGTACGTGCTGATCAACGTCGTCGGCGTGAACGCGCCGAAGGCGGCCGATCCGGCCGAAGGCCCGCAGATCGCCGCGCTTCTGGGTGAGGTGAGCGCCAACGCGCAGGCGACTAGCTATCTGGGCCTCCTGCGCGAGAAGTACAAGGTCACCGTCAGCCAGCAGCCGGCCGAGTAA
- the sodB gene encoding superoxide dismutase [Fe] — translation MEHKLPELPYALDALAPFISKETLEYHYGKHHQTYVTNLNNLIKGTEFENASLEEIVKKSSGGVFNNAAQVWNHTFYWFGMAPNAGGEPTGALADAINAKWGSFEEFKKAFNAVAAGTFGSGWAWLVKNADGSLDLVSTSNAATPLTTDKKPLLTCDVWEHAYYIDYRNSRPNYLESFWKLVNWEFVAKNFA, via the coding sequence ATGGAACACAAACTGCCCGAACTGCCGTACGCGCTGGACGCCCTCGCCCCATTCATCTCCAAGGAAACGCTGGAGTACCACTACGGTAAGCACCACCAGACCTACGTCACCAACCTGAACAACCTGATCAAGGGTACCGAGTTCGAAAACGCTTCCCTGGAAGAGATCGTCAAGAAATCGTCCGGCGGCGTGTTCAACAACGCGGCCCAGGTCTGGAACCACACCTTCTACTGGTTCGGCATGGCCCCGAACGCAGGCGGCGAGCCGACCGGCGCGCTGGCTGACGCGATCAACGCCAAGTGGGGTTCGTTCGAAGAGTTCAAGAAAGCGTTCAACGCGGTCGCCGCCGGCACCTTCGGCTCCGGCTGGGCCTGGCTGGTGAAGAACGCCGACGGTTCGCTCGACCTGGTGTCGACCTCGAACGCCGCCACCCCGCTGACCACCGACAAGAAACCGCTGTTGACCTGTGACGTGTGGGAACACGCGTACTACATCGACTACCGCAACAGCCGCCCGAACTACCTCGAGTCGTTCTGGAAGCTGGTGAACTGGGAATTCGTGGCCAAGAACTTCGCCTGA
- a CDS encoding NAD(P)/FAD-dependent oxidoreductase: MEFYDVIVLGAGAAGLMAAASAGQRGRRVLLLDHATKLAEKIRISGGGRSNFTNLNVRPDCYLSANPHFCRSALAQYTQHDFIALVERYGIPYHEKTLGQLFCDDSSQQIIDMLDAECRLGGVTRLMQTAVESVEKGDRFKLSTSRGTFESESLIVATGGLSIPQIGATPFGYRLAEEFGLAVTELAPALVPLTFHADDAARFAALSGVSLDVEASAGKGRFREMALFTHKGVSGPAILQASSYWRPGETLTIDMLPGQSAAALLEASAGSEQKLSNWLADIGWPKRLAEAWLEGEGYAGRVKDLNPKQATRLAEALHRWRLLPNGTQGYKKAEVTRGGVDTDALSSKTMMAKAVPGLFFVGEVVDVTGWLGGYNFQWAWSSGFVAGQHA; this comes from the coding sequence ATGGAATTTTACGATGTGATCGTGCTCGGCGCCGGGGCCGCCGGCCTGATGGCGGCGGCGAGCGCAGGCCAGCGCGGACGCCGCGTGCTGCTGCTCGATCATGCGACGAAACTCGCCGAGAAAATCCGCATTTCGGGCGGCGGGCGCAGCAATTTCACCAACCTCAACGTGCGCCCCGACTGCTACCTGTCGGCCAACCCGCACTTCTGCCGTTCGGCGCTCGCGCAGTACACGCAGCACGACTTCATCGCCTTGGTCGAGCGCTACGGCATTCCCTACCATGAGAAGACGCTCGGCCAACTGTTCTGCGACGATTCGAGCCAGCAGATCATCGACATGCTGGACGCCGAATGCCGTCTCGGCGGCGTGACGCGGCTGATGCAGACCGCCGTCGAATCGGTAGAGAAGGGCGACCGTTTCAAGCTGAGCACGTCGCGCGGCACGTTCGAGAGCGAGAGCTTGATCGTCGCGACTGGCGGCCTGTCGATCCCGCAGATCGGTGCGACGCCGTTCGGCTATCGCCTGGCCGAAGAGTTCGGCCTCGCCGTCACGGAACTCGCACCGGCGCTGGTGCCCTTAACCTTCCACGCCGACGACGCGGCGCGTTTCGCGGCGCTGTCGGGCGTGTCGCTCGACGTCGAGGCATCGGCCGGCAAGGGGCGCTTCCGCGAGATGGCGCTGTTCACGCATAAGGGCGTGTCAGGCCCGGCGATCCTGCAGGCGTCGTCGTATTGGCGCCCGGGCGAGACGCTGACGATCGACATGCTGCCCGGCCAGTCGGCGGCCGCGCTGCTGGAGGCGTCGGCCGGCAGCGAACAGAAGCTGTCGAACTGGCTCGCCGACATCGGCTGGCCGAAAAGGTTGGCCGAGGCCTGGCTCGAGGGCGAAGGCTACGCCGGCCGCGTGAAAGACCTGAACCCCAAACAGGCGACCCGCTTGGCCGAGGCGCTGCATCGCTGGCGCCTGCTGCCGAACGGCACGCAGGGCTACAAGAAGGCCGAGGTGACGCGCGGCGGTGTCGATACCGACGCGCTGTCGTCGAAGACGATGATGGCGAAGGCCGTGCCCGGCCTGTTCTTCGTCGGCGAGGTGGTCGACGTCACCGGCTGGCTCGGCGGCTACAACTTCCAGTGGGCGTGGTCGTCCGGCTTTGTTGCCGGCCAGCACGCCTAA
- the dnaB gene encoding replicative DNA helicase, whose translation MNDPIPSLDNETAAIRMPPHSIEAEQSVLGGLMLDNQAWDKIADVIAESDFYRHDHRLIFRHIARLIELSRPADVVTVSETLEQNAELSNVGGLAYLATLAQNTPSAANIRRYGEIVRERSVMRQLALVGTEITEAAYSPMGRDAAQLLDEAEGKVFQIAESTAKSKQGFLEMPALLKEVVERIDMLYSRDNPDEVTGIPTGFIDLDSKTSGLQPGDLIIVAGRPSMGKTAFSMNIAEHVAVETKLPVAVFSMEMGGTQLVMRMLGSVGRLDQHILRTGKLGDEDWQKLTYAIGKLSEAPMYIDETAALTALEVRARARRLARQHGGKLGLIVIDYLQLMSGSGRNDNRTAELGEISRGLKGLAKELQVPVIALSQLSRAVEQRPNKRPMMSDLRESGAIEQDADLIVFMYRDEYYNPDSDQKGLAEAIIGKHRNGPTGTVRLAFVGHYAKFENAALHGAAGWADNDG comes from the coding sequence ATGAACGATCCGATCCCCTCCCTCGATAACGAAACCGCGGCGATCCGCATGCCGCCGCATTCGATCGAGGCCGAACAGTCGGTGCTCGGCGGGCTGATGCTCGACAACCAAGCCTGGGACAAGATCGCCGACGTCATCGCCGAGTCCGACTTCTACCGGCACGACCACCGGCTGATCTTCCGCCACATCGCCCGCCTGATCGAGCTGTCGCGCCCGGCCGACGTGGTCACCGTGTCGGAAACGCTGGAACAAAACGCCGAGCTGTCGAACGTCGGCGGGCTCGCCTACCTGGCGACGCTGGCGCAGAACACGCCGTCGGCGGCCAACATCCGCCGCTATGGCGAGATCGTGCGCGAGCGCTCGGTCATGCGCCAGCTCGCACTGGTCGGCACCGAGATCACCGAGGCGGCGTACAGCCCGATGGGGCGTGACGCCGCGCAACTGCTCGACGAGGCCGAGGGCAAGGTGTTCCAGATCGCCGAGTCGACCGCCAAGTCCAAGCAGGGCTTCCTCGAGATGCCGGCGCTGCTGAAGGAAGTGGTCGAGCGCATCGACATGCTCTACAGCCGCGACAACCCGGACGAGGTGACCGGCATCCCGACCGGCTTTATCGATCTGGACAGCAAGACCTCCGGCCTGCAGCCGGGCGACCTGATCATCGTCGCCGGTCGCCCGTCGATGGGTAAGACCGCGTTCTCGATGAACATCGCCGAACACGTCGCCGTCGAGACCAAGCTGCCGGTCGCGGTGTTCTCGATGGAGATGGGCGGCACGCAGCTGGTGATGCGGATGTTGGGCTCGGTCGGCCGGCTCGACCAGCACATCCTGCGCACCGGCAAGCTCGGCGACGAAGACTGGCAGAAGCTGACCTACGCGATCGGCAAGCTGTCCGAGGCACCGATGTATATCGACGAGACCGCGGCCTTGACCGCGCTCGAAGTGCGCGCGCGCGCAAGGCGTCTCGCGCGCCAGCACGGCGGCAAGCTCGGCCTGATCGTGATCGACTACCTGCAGCTGATGTCGGGCTCGGGCCGCAACGACAACCGGACCGCCGAACTCGGCGAAATCTCGCGCGGGCTGAAGGGCCTCGCGAAGGAATTGCAGGTGCCGGTGATCGCGCTGTCGCAGCTGTCGCGCGCGGTCGAGCAGCGGCCGAACAAGCGGCCGATGATGTCCGACCTGCGCGAATCGGGCGCCATCGAGCAGGACGCCGACCTGATCGTCTTCATGTACCGCGACGAATACTACAACCCCGACTCCGACCAGAAGGGCCTGGCGGAGGCGATCATCGGCAAGCACCGTAACGGCCCGACCGGCACGGTGCGCCTCGCCTTCGTCGGCCACTACGCCAAGTTCGAGAACGCCGCGCTGCACGGCGCCGCCGGCTGGGCGGACAACGACGGCTGA
- a CDS encoding (2Fe-2S) ferredoxin domain-containing protein: MAYFEHHVFICCNQRAEGEACCANFGTPALLGKMKDKVKALGLAGEGKVRINKAGCLGRCDDGPVMVVYPEETWYTFVDEDDLDEIVEEHLVHGRVVERLKI, from the coding sequence ATGGCTTACTTTGAACATCACGTGTTCATCTGCTGTAACCAGCGCGCCGAGGGCGAGGCCTGCTGTGCCAACTTCGGCACGCCGGCGCTGCTCGGCAAGATGAAGGACAAGGTCAAGGCACTGGGCCTCGCCGGCGAGGGCAAGGTGCGCATCAACAAGGCCGGCTGCCTCGGTCGCTGTGATGACGGCCCGGTAATGGTCGTCTACCCGGAAGAGACCTGGTACACCTTCGTCGACGAGGACGATCTGGACGAGATCGTCGAAGAACACCTGGTGCACGGTCGCGTGGTGGAAAGGTTGAAGATCTGA
- a CDS encoding alpha/beta hydrolase, protein MLKQPETLVIAGPVGALSTIVVPAQGETTGIAVVCHPNPTQGGTNTNKVVQTAAKALSQMGYTCYCPNLRGVGDSDGVHDHGAGEVDDVIAVVDYAKSVHGDLPLALAGFSFGGFVAARTRARIAADKLLLMGVAVGKYAIPTPQVPADTLVIHGEEDEVIPLSAVMEWARPQGLPVLVFPGTSHFFHGKLIPLGKMIQRCW, encoded by the coding sequence ATGCTGAAACAGCCCGAAACCCTCGTGATCGCCGGCCCGGTCGGAGCTCTGTCGACCATCGTCGTGCCGGCGCAAGGCGAGACCACCGGCATCGCGGTGGTCTGCCACCCGAATCCGACCCAGGGCGGCACCAATACCAATAAAGTCGTCCAGACCGCGGCTAAGGCGCTGTCGCAGATGGGTTACACCTGCTATTGCCCGAACCTGCGCGGTGTCGGTGACAGCGACGGCGTGCACGACCATGGCGCCGGCGAGGTCGACGACGTGATCGCGGTGGTCGACTATGCGAAAAGCGTGCACGGCGATCTGCCCTTGGCGCTGGCCGGTTTCTCGTTCGGCGGCTTCGTCGCGGCGCGCACCCGCGCGCGCATCGCCGCCGACAAGCTCTTGCTGATGGGCGTGGCGGTCGGCAAGTACGCCATTCCGACGCCCCAGGTGCCGGCCGATACGCTGGTGATTCACGGCGAAGAGGACGAGGTGATCCCGCTGTCGGCGGTGATGGAATGGGCGCGCCCGCAGGGTCTGCCGGTGCTTGTGTTTCCGGGCACCAGCCACTTCTTCCACGGCAAGCTGATTCCGCTCGGCAAGATGATCCAGCGCTGCTGGTAG
- a CDS encoding ATP-binding cassette domain-containing protein, which translates to MLKVEQLEKRYDGRPVVDKLSFHVRRGECFALLGPNGAGKTTTLKLALGLVAPDGGRITLVGEPVPARAREARARVGVVPQFDNLDPDFTVAENLVVWGRYFGLDGKLLRSKVPYWLEFAGLSGRENAKVGELSGGMKRRLTLARALVNDPDILFLDEPTTGLDPQARHLIWQRLRQLMQQGKTLVLTSHFMDEAERLATRLAVLDNGQLIAEGSPRSLIERHIEPDVVEIYGDNAVPWARGVTLDDVRLEITGETAFFYGEGLVGLEERLDAEGLRYVRRPANLEDVFLKLTGRELRD; encoded by the coding sequence GTGCTCAAGGTCGAACAACTGGAAAAACGCTACGACGGCCGGCCGGTGGTCGACAAGCTGTCCTTCCACGTGCGCCGCGGCGAGTGCTTCGCGCTGCTCGGCCCGAACGGCGCGGGCAAGACCACCACGCTGAAGCTGGCCTTGGGTCTCGTCGCGCCCGACGGCGGGCGCATTACGCTCGTCGGCGAGCCGGTGCCGGCCCGGGCGCGCGAGGCGCGCGCGCGCGTCGGCGTCGTGCCGCAGTTCGACAACCTCGACCCCGACTTCACCGTCGCCGAGAACCTCGTCGTCTGGGGGCGCTATTTCGGGCTCGACGGCAAGCTCCTGCGCTCGAAAGTGCCGTACTGGCTCGAATTCGCCGGCCTGTCCGGCCGTGAAAACGCCAAGGTCGGCGAATTGTCCGGCGGCATGAAGCGGCGGTTGACGCTGGCGCGCGCGCTCGTCAATGATCCGGACATCCTGTTTCTCGACGAGCCAACCACCGGCCTCGACCCGCAGGCGCGCCACCTGATCTGGCAGCGGCTGCGCCAGTTGATGCAGCAGGGCAAGACGCTGGTCTTGACCAGCCACTTCATGGACGAGGCCGAGCGGCTCGCAACAAGGCTCGCGGTACTCGACAACGGCCAACTGATCGCCGAGGGCAGCCCGCGCTCCTTGATCGAACGCCATATCGAGCCCGACGTGGTCGAAATCTACGGCGACAACGCGGTGCCGTGGGCGCGCGGCGTGACGCTCGACGACGTGCGGCTGGAAATCACCGGCGAGACGGCGTTCTTCTACGGCGAGGGCCTGGTCGGCCTCGAGGAGCGGCTCGACGCCGAGGGGCTGCGCTACGTGCGCCGCCCGGCCAACCTCGAGGACGTGTTTCTCAAGTTGACCGGTCGTGAGCTGCGCGACTGA
- a CDS encoding AMP-binding protein produces MKKDSPYPAVTDEAVLQIVHEVSTELHPGRKGMGAVTLDSALTEDLGLDSLARVELLTRIERAFGARLSEQVLNTAESPRDLLRALLAARAPLRAEAFLAARFAVPERVSQAPDTATTLHEVLDWHVRAHPEREHIIVDGGDGGEARLSYIDLQQGAASVAAGLLGRGFQPGQAAAIMLPTGHEYFFSFVGILLAGGIPVPIYPPVRATQIEEHLRRHVGILSNALATALITVPQAKALATLLKSQVPSLRIVCTAEELSSCTVSLERVTAQADDIALLQYTSGSTGHPKGAVLTHANLLANLRAMGRVLEVSSEDVFVSWLPLYHDMGLIGAWLGSLYYAFPLVVMSPLTFLARPESWLWAVHRYRGTLSGGPNFGYELCLRKLDEAALDGLDLSSWRFAFNGAEPVSATTMLEFQQRFARYGLRPDALAPVYGLAEASLGLAFPPPGRGLMIDRIDRQAFSRSGRAQPAASGASDALLVVACGRPLPDHEVRLVDATGCEVAERQEGRLLFKGPSATCGYFRNPKETRRLFDGEWLDSGDYAYMAKGDVYITGRAKDVIIRGGRQVYPYDLEEAVGAIPGVRKGCVAVFGSPDPRTRTERVVVMAETRGTTPDAQLRRQINTAAVDVLGAPPDDVVLVPPHTVLKTSSGKIRRAASRELYEKGGATATQPAPWRQIARFAWQAVLPQLRRAGRAGAEVAYAGYAWLLFWMLAPLTWALTGMLPKPSWSWALSRLAARLFIRLSGIPFTVEGLANLPREETCVVVANHASYLDGIILVAALPRHFSFVAKRALEEQFIPRVYLQSLGTVFVDRDNSQRGVEDVARATRTVCAGSAMLFFPEGTFRRVPGLLPFQAGAFSAAAQAGVAVVPVTIRGTRSVLRDGQWFPRRGPISVMVSAPIRPDGDDWSASIRLRDTVRTEILTRCGEPDANDENLLHS; encoded by the coding sequence ATGAAAAAAGACTCGCCTTATCCCGCGGTGACGGATGAGGCCGTGCTCCAGATCGTGCACGAGGTCTCGACCGAACTGCACCCAGGCCGCAAGGGCATGGGCGCGGTGACGCTGGACAGCGCGCTGACGGAAGACCTGGGCCTGGACAGCCTGGCGCGCGTGGAGCTGTTGACGCGCATCGAGCGCGCGTTCGGCGCGCGCCTGTCGGAGCAGGTCCTGAATACGGCAGAATCGCCACGGGACCTGCTGCGTGCGCTGCTTGCCGCGCGCGCCCCACTCCGAGCGGAGGCATTCCTAGCTGCACGATTCGCGGTACCGGAACGCGTCTCGCAGGCACCGGACACGGCGACGACGCTGCACGAGGTACTCGACTGGCACGTGCGGGCCCATCCGGAGCGCGAGCATATTATCGTCGACGGCGGGGACGGCGGTGAGGCGCGCCTTAGCTACATCGACTTGCAGCAGGGTGCCGCTTCCGTCGCGGCGGGGCTGCTTGGTCGCGGCTTCCAGCCGGGTCAGGCGGCGGCGATCATGCTGCCGACCGGCCACGAGTACTTCTTCAGCTTCGTCGGCATTCTGCTCGCCGGCGGCATCCCGGTACCGATTTACCCGCCGGTCCGGGCGACGCAGATCGAGGAGCACCTGCGGCGTCACGTCGGCATCCTCTCCAATGCGCTGGCCACGGCGCTGATCACGGTACCGCAGGCCAAGGCGCTGGCGACGCTGCTCAAGTCCCAAGTGCCGTCGCTGCGCATTGTCTGCACCGCGGAAGAACTGTCCTCGTGCACCGTCTCCCTGGAGCGCGTCACCGCCCAGGCGGACGATATCGCCCTGCTGCAGTACACCTCAGGCAGTACCGGCCATCCCAAGGGGGCGGTCCTGACACACGCCAACCTGCTTGCCAACCTGCGGGCCATGGGGCGGGTGCTGGAGGTCAGCTCCGAAGACGTCTTCGTCTCCTGGCTGCCGCTGTACCACGACATGGGGCTGATCGGGGCGTGGCTGGGCAGCCTGTACTACGCCTTTCCGCTGGTGGTGATGTCGCCGTTGACGTTTCTCGCGCGACCGGAAAGCTGGTTGTGGGCCGTACACCGGTACCGCGGCACGCTGTCCGGCGGCCCCAACTTCGGCTACGAGCTGTGCCTGCGCAAGCTGGACGAGGCCGCGCTGGACGGGCTCGACCTTTCCAGTTGGCGATTTGCGTTCAACGGCGCCGAACCGGTCAGCGCGACGACCATGCTGGAATTTCAGCAACGCTTCGCCCGCTATGGGCTGCGGCCAGACGCGCTGGCGCCGGTGTACGGGCTGGCGGAGGCTTCTCTTGGCCTCGCCTTCCCACCTCCGGGGCGGGGTCTCATGATCGACCGCATCGATCGGCAAGCGTTCTCGCGCTCGGGCCGCGCGCAGCCTGCTGCGTCCGGTGCGTCCGACGCGCTGCTAGTCGTGGCCTGCGGCCGGCCGTTGCCGGACCACGAGGTCCGCCTGGTCGACGCGACCGGGTGTGAGGTGGCGGAACGCCAGGAAGGGCGCCTCCTGTTCAAGGGGCCGTCGGCTACCTGTGGCTACTTCCGCAATCCGAAAGAGACGCGCCGACTGTTCGATGGCGAGTGGCTGGACTCGGGCGATTACGCTTACATGGCGAAAGGCGACGTCTACATCACCGGGCGGGCCAAGGACGTAATCATCCGGGGGGGGCGCCAGGTATACCCGTATGACCTGGAGGAGGCAGTGGGCGCGATCCCCGGTGTCCGCAAGGGCTGCGTCGCCGTGTTCGGCAGCCCGGACCCGAGGACGCGTACCGAACGGGTCGTCGTCATGGCGGAAACCCGCGGGACGACCCCCGACGCGCAGCTGCGCCGCCAGATCAACACCGCCGCAGTCGACGTGCTCGGCGCGCCGCCGGACGACGTAGTCCTGGTGCCGCCGCATACGGTCCTGAAAACATCAAGCGGCAAGATTCGTCGCGCGGCCAGCCGCGAGCTGTATGAGAAGGGAGGCGCTACGGCCACGCAGCCGGCGCCGTGGCGGCAGATCGCGCGTTTTGCGTGGCAGGCGGTACTGCCGCAATTGCGGCGTGCCGGGCGCGCCGGGGCGGAGGTGGCCTACGCCGGATATGCCTGGCTGCTGTTCTGGATGCTCGCGCCCCTCACCTGGGCACTGACCGGAATGCTGCCGAAGCCGTCGTGGAGCTGGGCGCTGAGTCGTCTTGCGGCCCGGCTCTTCATCCGTCTGTCCGGGATCCCGTTTACCGTCGAGGGACTCGCGAACCTGCCGCGCGAGGAAACCTGCGTGGTGGTGGCGAACCACGCGAGCTATCTGGATGGAATCATTCTGGTAGCCGCGCTGCCGCGCCATTTCAGCTTTGTCGCCAAGCGCGCACTCGAGGAGCAATTCATCCCACGGGTGTACTTGCAAAGCCTCGGCACCGTTTTTGTCGACCGCGACAACTCGCAGCGCGGGGTGGAAGACGTCGCGCGGGCGACGCGCACCGTTTGCGCCGGCAGCGCCATGCTGTTCTTTCCGGAAGGAACGTTCCGGCGCGTGCCAGGCCTCTTGCCGTTCCAGGCGGGTGCGTTTTCCGCCGCTGCGCAAGCCGGAGTGGCCGTGGTGCCGGTGACGATCCGCGGCACGCGCTCCGTGCTGCGCGACGGCCAGTGGTTCCCGCGCCGCGGGCCGATCAGCGTGATGGTCAGTGCCCCCATCAGACCGGATGGGGACGACTGGTCAGCGTCGATCCGGCTACGCGACACCGTGCGGACGGAGATCTTGACCCGGTGCGGAGAGCCGGATGCCAACGACGAAAACCTGCTGCACTCATAA
- a CDS encoding DUF3870 domain-containing protein yields the protein MGNTAQTLFFAGHARLPQGMAAQNVFESLSITVEVDARYAVVIEASCTLATEHGRVFIRDLLRGYSLLNGVAEPIAEIQRRYIGRAASALVAALKDLEMQFERCRASFARAG from the coding sequence ATGGGCAACACAGCGCAAACCCTGTTCTTCGCGGGCCACGCCCGGCTGCCGCAGGGGATGGCGGCCCAGAACGTGTTCGAATCGCTGTCGATCACGGTCGAGGTCGACGCCCGCTACGCGGTGGTGATCGAGGCGTCGTGCACGCTGGCGACCGAGCACGGCCGCGTCTTCATCCGCGACCTGTTGCGCGGCTACAGCCTGCTGAACGGCGTGGCCGAGCCGATCGCCGAGATCCAGCGGCGCTATATCGGGCGGGCGGCGTCGGCGCTGGTGGCCGCGCTCAAGGACCTGGAAATGCAGTTCGAGCGCTGCCGCGCTTCGTTTGCCCGGGCCGGCTGA